A stretch of DNA from Erwinia aphidicola:
CGTTCGGGAAGGTGTGTCTTATCGGTTTAAATTATTCATGCGGCGAAAAGTCGCAGGCGGAACCCGGTATTTGCGGGCAAAACTGCGGGTAAACGACTGCTGCGAGTCGTAACCATATTTCAGTGAAATAGCGATCACCGTATCGTTACCATCCAGCAGATCGTTCGCGGCCAGTTCCATTTTGCGGTCGCGAATATAGTCGCCCATGCTTTTATCCATAATGCGATGAAACATCCGTTGCAGATGCCACTTGGAATATCCCGCTTTTTCAGCCACTTCGTCTATCTTTAACGGGCGGCTGATATTGCCTTCAATCCATTCAACCA
This window harbors:
- a CDS encoding helix-turn-helix domain-containing protein, whose product is MDRQQEIVNTLVEWIEGNISRPLKIDEVAEKAGYSKWHLQRMFHRIMDKSMGDYIRDRKMELAANDLLDGNDTVIAISLKYGYDSQQSFTRSFARKYRVPPATFRRMNNLNR